In Salifodinibacter halophilus, a single window of DNA contains:
- a CDS encoding aspartate--tRNA ligase, whose protein sequence is AGDLSVESCVRVTGTVRARGAANDKIRSGKVEVLAAQIEVLNKPEPLPFHAHENAGEETRLTYRYLDLRRPEMQKMMRVRIIF, encoded by the coding sequence GCGCCGGCGACCTCAGCGTGGAAAGCTGCGTGCGCGTGACCGGCACCGTGCGCGCGCGCGGCGCGGCCAACGACAAGATCCGCAGCGGCAAGGTCGAAGTGCTGGCCGCGCAGATCGAAGTGCTCAACAAGCCCGAGCCGCTGCCGTTCCACGCCCACGAGAACGCCGGCGAGGAAACCCGCCTGACCTATCGTTACCTGGACCTGCGCCGTCCGGAAATGCAGAAGATGATGCGGGTGCGCATCATCTTC